A window from Acidobacteriota bacterium encodes these proteins:
- the murD gene encoding UDP-N-acetylmuramoyl-L-alanine--D-glutamate ligase yields MTHFSVVDSRVVVVGAGRSGLAAARLLARRGARVTLSEAGPRIAQAESLAGDGIVLESGGHRDATLRAADLIVLSPGVSPRVAEIAAARRRGVPVISEVELAARWLRGRLVAVTGTKGKSTTAVVTGRMLEAGGRRAIVGGNIGVALSSQVESSTPDVVHVVEVSSFQLELTETFRPWIAVCLNLSPDHLDRHASFEEYAGAKARLFANQTPDDEMVINADDPHVLRIARSGRARALRFAVETPLAEGVQVTADGIARRSADGDECLVPMSAVRVPGRHLLSDIAAAAAVGTLVGIDAGAMARAVGSFRGLEHTLEFVGESAGVRFVNDSKATNVVAARAAIECFGPGLVVILGGRFKGGRFEDLRSVLAARSASVVAIGEARPRVRRALEPEVDVLEAETMDEAVRLAAARCRPGGAVLLAPACASLDMYRDYAARGAAFRDAVAALGSPVSESDGREQ; encoded by the coding sequence ATGACGCATTTCTCGGTCGTGGACTCGCGTGTCGTCGTGGTCGGCGCTGGCCGTAGCGGGCTTGCCGCCGCCCGGCTGCTGGCCCGTCGCGGCGCCCGCGTCACGTTGAGCGAGGCCGGCCCGAGGATTGCCCAGGCCGAGAGCCTCGCGGGCGACGGCATCGTGCTGGAGAGCGGTGGACATCGAGACGCCACGCTGCGGGCCGCCGACCTGATCGTGCTGAGCCCCGGCGTTTCCCCGCGGGTGGCGGAGATTGCCGCGGCGCGTCGCCGGGGAGTCCCGGTCATCAGCGAGGTGGAGCTGGCGGCCCGTTGGCTGCGGGGGCGTCTGGTGGCGGTGACCGGAACGAAGGGGAAGTCGACCACCGCGGTTGTGACCGGTCGGATGCTGGAAGCCGGCGGACGCCGCGCGATCGTCGGGGGCAACATCGGCGTGGCGCTCAGCAGCCAGGTCGAGAGCTCGACGCCGGACGTCGTGCACGTCGTCGAGGTCAGCAGCTTTCAGCTCGAGCTCACCGAGACGTTTCGTCCCTGGATAGCGGTGTGCCTGAACCTGTCGCCGGATCATCTGGACCGGCATGCGAGCTTCGAGGAGTACGCCGGCGCGAAGGCCCGGCTGTTCGCGAACCAGACGCCGGACGACGAGATGGTGATCAACGCCGACGACCCGCACGTGCTCCGGATTGCACGCTCCGGTCGGGCACGGGCGCTCAGGTTCGCCGTGGAGACGCCATTGGCCGAGGGTGTGCAGGTCACCGCGGACGGTATCGCGCGTCGCTCGGCCGACGGGGACGAGTGCCTGGTGCCGATGTCCGCGGTCCGAGTCCCCGGGCGCCACCTGCTCAGCGATATCGCGGCGGCGGCGGCCGTCGGCACCCTGGTGGGGATTGACGCCGGCGCGATGGCGCGGGCCGTTGGTTCCTTCCGCGGCCTCGAGCACACCCTGGAGTTCGTGGGGGAGAGCGCCGGCGTCCGCTTCGTGAACGACTCGAAGGCAACCAACGTTGTCGCGGCGCGCGCCGCGATCGAGTGCTTCGGTCCGGGGTTGGTGGTGATCCTCGGCGGCCGGTTCAAGGGCGGGCGGTTCGAGGACCTGCGCTCCGTACTGGCGGCGCGGAGCGCCTCGGTGGTGGCCATCGGCGAGGCGCGACCCCGCGTGCGACGCGCGCTGGAGCCGGAGGTCGACGTGCTCGAGGCGGAGACGATGGATGAGGCGGTACGGCTGGCCGCGGCGCGCTGCCGCCCGGGCGGCGCCGTGCTGCTGGCGCCGGCTTGCGCCAGCCTCGACATGTATCGGGACTACGCCGCTCGAGGCGCGGCGTTCAGGGATGCGGTGGCGGCGCTCGGGTCGCCGGTTTCGGAGAGTGACGGACGTGAGCAGTGA
- the murG gene encoding undecaprenyldiphospho-muramoylpentapeptide beta-N-acetylglucosaminyltransferase: MDERRIARRGNRAAGTGAPRVMFAGGGTGGHLFPGIAVARALVRRHPQAYVVFVGTGRGIEERALAREGFPFEPIRTTGLVGKSPLAVARTVGMAPLTLCDAARVLRRARPDLVIGLGGYSAGPVVLLAALAGRSTMVMEQNAVPGMTNRMLAPLVRAAAVSFETTSSCFGAKAFLSGNPVREGFFDVANVERAGRTGPSTVLVLGGSQGAHALNVALAGAAGVLAAAPGGVRIIHQTGAHDLDRVRAAYRQAGVNARVAAFFEIMHEEMRAADLVICRAGATTLAEVAAAGLPAVVVPLPTAANDHQRRNAAVLVAAGAAEVIEEVDLERCLAPRMIALAGDRERRAAMSAAAGRLAKRDAADRVLQRAEQLMGCAGAVAGAER, encoded by the coding sequence ATGGACGAGAGGCGGATCGCGAGACGTGGGAACCGGGCCGCCGGAACGGGCGCGCCCCGGGTGATGTTCGCGGGCGGCGGCACCGGCGGCCATCTCTTTCCCGGCATCGCCGTGGCGCGTGCGCTCGTCCGGCGCCATCCGCAAGCGTACGTAGTGTTCGTCGGAACGGGCCGGGGCATCGAGGAGCGGGCTCTGGCGCGCGAGGGGTTCCCGTTCGAACCGATCCGCACGACGGGGCTCGTGGGCAAGTCACCGCTCGCCGTCGCCCGGACCGTCGGGATGGCGCCGCTCACGCTCTGCGACGCGGCGCGCGTGCTGCGCCGGGCCCGTCCGGATCTGGTCATCGGACTCGGCGGTTACAGCGCCGGGCCGGTGGTGCTGCTGGCGGCGCTGGCGGGGCGCTCGACCATGGTGATGGAGCAGAACGCGGTGCCGGGCATGACCAATCGGATGCTCGCGCCTCTGGTGCGGGCGGCGGCCGTCTCGTTCGAGACGACCTCGTCCTGTTTCGGGGCGAAGGCGTTCCTGAGCGGCAACCCCGTCCGCGAGGGGTTCTTCGACGTTGCGAACGTGGAGCGGGCCGGACGGACCGGTCCGTCGACGGTGCTCGTCCTCGGCGGATCGCAGGGGGCGCATGCCCTGAACGTCGCGCTGGCCGGCGCCGCCGGCGTACTGGCTGCGGCGCCCGGCGGCGTACGCATCATCCACCAGACGGGAGCGCACGATCTCGACCGCGTTCGCGCGGCCTACCGTCAGGCCGGTGTGAATGCCCGGGTGGCGGCCTTCTTCGAGATCATGCACGAGGAAATGCGCGCAGCCGATCTGGTGATCTGCCGCGCGGGAGCGACGACGCTGGCGGAGGTGGCGGCGGCCGGCCTGCCGGCGGTGGTCGTTCCGTTGCCGACGGCGGCCAACGACCACCAGCGCCGGAACGCTGCGGTGCTCGTTGCGGCCGGCGCCGCGGAGGTCATCGAAGAGGTCGATCTCGAACGGTGTCTTGCGCCCCGGATGATTGCTCTCGCGGGGGACCGGGAGCGCCGCGCGGCCATGTCCGCGGCGGCGGGGCGCCTGGCGAAGCGGGATGCGGCGGACAGGGTGCTGCAGCGGGCGGAGCAGCTCATGGGATGCGCCGGGGCGGTTGCCGGCGCGGAGAGATAG
- a CDS encoding UDP-N-acetylmuramoyl-L-alanyl-D-glutamate--2,6-diaminopimelate ligase — protein MTMVDEKAAVGNVDRGMSCGVLLADAGVGGPTVPDARLESPVTGVHFDSRDVTPGGVFVAVPGQRFDGADFVDDAVERGAALVVAEVEPPATAPLPWVRVPDARAALSALAAAFHGDPSRDLQVVGVTGTNGKTTTTWLLESIFAHAGMVTGRISSISNRIGGDDAEQPAVHTTPEAPQVHALLAAMRDRGARACAMEVSSHATALRRVEHVRFAAAVFTNLTRDHLDFHGDMESYFAAKRRLFDLLPDGAPAVVNLDDPRGARLAGQVSRPVTYALDRTADCMPVRLELRADGTVIEARTPRGSLLLESRLPGRAAAYDVLAAAAAGVALDLPFAGIAAGVRALTVVPGRMQTVSSEDDDVIVIVDSAHTDDALRGLLETVRQFARRRIVTVFGCGGDRDATKRPLMGVVATRLSDAVILTSDNPRSEDPKAIIDDIERGLGRSDTPHLAIVERAAAIRRAIDDAGAGDVVVIAGKGHERYQVIGSRAVPFDDVVVARAALDARSGRPSGG, from the coding sequence ATGACCATGGTCGACGAAAAGGCCGCGGTTGGGAACGTCGATCGCGGGATGTCCTGCGGGGTATTGCTCGCTGACGCCGGCGTCGGCGGCCCCACGGTTCCGGACGCGCGTCTGGAGTCTCCGGTGACCGGCGTCCATTTCGATTCGCGTGACGTCACTCCGGGCGGCGTCTTCGTCGCCGTCCCGGGGCAGCGCTTCGACGGCGCCGATTTCGTCGACGACGCGGTAGAGCGCGGCGCGGCGCTCGTCGTCGCCGAGGTGGAACCGCCGGCCACGGCGCCGCTGCCCTGGGTCCGCGTGCCGGATGCCCGCGCCGCGCTGTCCGCACTCGCCGCGGCCTTCCACGGCGATCCGAGTCGCGACCTGCAGGTCGTCGGCGTCACCGGCACCAACGGCAAGACCACCACGACGTGGCTCCTCGAATCGATCTTCGCGCACGCGGGGATGGTGACCGGGCGCATCAGCTCCATTTCGAACCGGATCGGCGGCGACGACGCCGAGCAACCGGCGGTGCACACCACGCCGGAGGCCCCGCAGGTCCACGCGTTGCTCGCGGCGATGCGCGATCGGGGCGCACGGGCCTGCGCCATGGAGGTCTCTTCCCATGCCACGGCGTTGCGACGGGTCGAACACGTCCGGTTCGCAGCCGCGGTCTTCACGAACCTGACGCGCGACCATCTCGACTTTCACGGCGACATGGAGAGCTATTTCGCCGCGAAGCGGCGGCTCTTCGACTTGTTGCCGGATGGGGCTCCGGCCGTGGTCAACCTCGACGACCCGCGCGGCGCTCGCCTGGCGGGGCAGGTGTCGCGGCCGGTGACCTACGCCCTGGATCGGACGGCGGACTGCATGCCCGTCCGCCTGGAGTTGCGGGCCGACGGGACCGTCATCGAGGCGCGCACCCCGCGTGGATCGTTGCTGCTGGAGTCGCGGTTGCCGGGTCGCGCCGCCGCCTACGACGTGCTCGCCGCGGCGGCCGCGGGCGTGGCTCTCGACCTGCCGTTCGCCGGTATCGCAGCCGGGGTACGCGCGTTGACCGTGGTGCCGGGTCGTATGCAGACGGTGTCTTCGGAGGACGACGACGTGATCGTCATCGTCGACTCCGCGCACACCGACGACGCGTTGCGGGGATTGCTGGAAACCGTGCGCCAGTTCGCCCGGCGCCGGATCGTCACGGTGTTCGGTTGCGGCGGCGATCGGGACGCCACGAAGCGGCCGTTGATGGGGGTGGTGGCGACCCGCCTGAGCGACGCGGTGATTCTCACGTCGGACAACCCCAGGTCGGAGGATCCGAAAGCCATCATCGACGACATCGAGCGTGGCCTCGGTCGTTCCGACACTCCGCATCTGGCGATCGTGGAGCGGGCGGCGGCGATCCGCCGCGCGATAGACGACGCGGGGGCCGGCGACGTGGTCGTCATAGCGGGCAAGGGGCACGAGCGTTACCAGGTGATCGGATCGCGCGCGGTGCCCTTCGACGACGTCGTCGTGGCGCGCGCGGCGCTCGACGCACGGAGCGGGCGGCCGTCAGGGGGATGA
- a CDS encoding UDP-N-acetylmuramoyl-tripeptide--D-alanyl-D-alanine ligase, producing the protein MPDQGTAVVRAGELALAAGGRLVAGLPDVELGDISIDSRRIRPGDVFLAIRGNRLDGHDFIAEAVGRGAAGVIVSDAAAAPVTGASGVAPATIVVEDTTHALQSIARDVRRRSGAKVVAITGSVGKTTTKELTAAFIGTRHDVLRNEGNLNNHIGLPLSLLALRRRPEVAVVELGMNHAGEIHTLVGIAEPNVRVWTNVAEVHAESFPSIEGIADAKAEILDGATARDHLVVNAGDTLAMERIGGFPGGVTTFGVDTQADVRATEVDDRGIDGMRAAVETPVGGGGLSTRLLGAGQVANVVAAIAVALLFQVPVEAMLREAAAFAPPPRRGEVLRLAQGVTVVDDSYNSNPAALEQVLRSLGSDRGHRRRVAVLGEMLELGPRAGLLHRACGRLAVEAGFDVLVAIGGPAAEALAEGARAAGMSAGRAVTCGTSDEAASLTAALVRAGDLVLVKGSRGVRADRVADRLKAEHA; encoded by the coding sequence GTGCCGGATCAAGGAACGGCGGTGGTGCGGGCGGGGGAACTGGCCCTCGCGGCCGGAGGGCGGCTGGTGGCCGGCCTCCCGGATGTCGAGTTGGGAGACATCTCCATCGACAGCCGGCGTATCCGTCCGGGCGACGTCTTCCTGGCGATTCGGGGCAACCGGCTGGACGGTCACGACTTCATCGCCGAGGCAGTCGGTAGAGGAGCGGCGGGCGTGATCGTCAGCGACGCTGCGGCGGCGCCGGTCACCGGGGCGAGCGGGGTCGCCCCGGCGACCATCGTCGTGGAAGACACCACGCATGCGCTCCAGTCGATCGCGCGTGACGTCCGGCGTCGTTCGGGCGCGAAGGTCGTGGCGATTACCGGAAGCGTGGGCAAGACGACGACCAAGGAGCTGACGGCGGCGTTCATCGGCACGCGCCACGACGTGCTCCGCAACGAAGGCAACCTCAACAACCACATCGGCCTCCCGCTGTCGCTGCTGGCGCTCAGGCGCCGCCCCGAGGTGGCGGTGGTCGAGCTCGGCATGAACCATGCAGGCGAGATTCATACCCTGGTCGGCATCGCCGAGCCGAACGTCCGCGTCTGGACGAACGTGGCGGAGGTCCATGCCGAGTCATTTCCTTCGATAGAGGGGATCGCCGACGCCAAGGCGGAGATTCTCGACGGTGCGACCGCGCGTGACCACCTGGTCGTGAACGCCGGGGACACACTGGCCATGGAGCGAATCGGCGGGTTTCCAGGCGGCGTGACCACCTTCGGAGTCGACACGCAGGCCGACGTTCGAGCCACGGAGGTCGACGATCGCGGAATCGACGGCATGCGGGCGGCGGTCGAGACACCCGTCGGCGGCGGCGGCCTGAGCACCCGACTGCTCGGAGCGGGTCAGGTGGCCAATGTGGTCGCCGCAATCGCGGTTGCCCTTCTGTTCCAGGTCCCGGTGGAGGCGATGCTGCGCGAGGCGGCGGCGTTCGCACCGCCGCCCCGCCGTGGCGAGGTGCTCCGCCTGGCCCAGGGGGTGACGGTGGTCGACGATTCCTACAACTCCAACCCGGCGGCGCTCGAGCAGGTGCTCCGGTCGCTGGGGAGCGACAGAGGGCACCGGCGCCGCGTCGCGGTTCTGGGCGAGATGCTCGAGCTCGGACCCCGCGCGGGGTTGCTGCATCGCGCCTGCGGCCGTCTGGCGGTGGAGGCCGGGTTCGACGTGCTCGTGGCCATCGGCGGCCCCGCCGCCGAGGCGCTGGCGGAAGGCGCCCGCGCGGCCGGTATGAGCGCCGGCCGCGCCGTGACCTGTGGTACGAGCGACGAAGCAGCTTCGCTGACCGCCGCGCTCGTCCGGGCGGGCGATCTCGTGCTGGTCAAGGGGTCGCGCGGCGTCCGTGCCGATCGCGTGGCCGACCGACTGAAGGCGGAGCATGCGTGA
- a CDS encoding UDP-N-acetylmuramate--L-alanine ligase, whose amino-acid sequence MRRTGCCSGRSSSWDAPGRLPARRDRDRVLERVRRIHLVGIGGIGMSGIAELLHGAGYEVSGSDLETSRATARLRSIGIRVAEGHAAAHVGAPDVVVVSSAVPPDNPELVEAERRRIPIVGRGAMLAELTKRKRAVAVAGSHGKTTTTSMLALILEAAGLDPTVVIGGVVDALGGNARRGSGPFMVVEADESDRSFLHLAPEIAVVTNVDDEHLEAYEGFDALVRAVGSFAASVPESGCMVACADDPQVARVAAHCPRPVVTYGIEIPHSGVRADRVELGPSGSTARVVTNVRGRRAEVELTLAVPGRHNLLNALAAIGAAAWLGVPPETATGALRRFAGAARRHARHHLPGGIEIVDDYAHHPTEIQAVLQTARLGSPRRVIVVFQPHRYSRTARLLDRFGEVLGQADALLLTEVYAASESRLEGVDAAAVARAVRRHSGIPVEIAASLDDAASRVRAMVAAGDLVAVLGAGSIARLAPRLVELLQGRGA is encoded by the coding sequence ATGCGGCGGACAGGGTGCTGCAGCGGGCGGAGCAGCTCATGGGATGCGCCGGGGCGGTTGCCGGCGCGGAGAGATAGGGACCGTGTGCTCGAACGAGTCAGACGGATCCACCTGGTGGGCATTGGTGGCATTGGCATGAGCGGCATCGCGGAGTTGCTGCACGGCGCGGGCTATGAGGTGAGCGGGTCCGACCTCGAGACCTCGCGGGCGACGGCGCGACTCCGTTCGATCGGCATTCGGGTCGCGGAAGGACATGCGGCGGCACACGTCGGGGCGCCGGACGTCGTCGTGGTCTCGTCGGCGGTGCCGCCGGACAACCCGGAGCTCGTCGAGGCGGAGCGCCGGCGCATTCCCATCGTCGGTCGCGGTGCGATGTTGGCGGAGCTCACGAAGCGGAAAAGGGCCGTCGCCGTGGCCGGGTCCCACGGCAAGACCACGACCACGTCCATGCTGGCGCTGATTCTCGAGGCGGCGGGGCTGGATCCGACAGTGGTCATCGGAGGAGTGGTCGACGCTCTGGGGGGCAACGCCCGGCGGGGGAGTGGGCCGTTCATGGTGGTCGAGGCCGACGAGAGCGACCGGTCGTTTCTGCACCTGGCTCCCGAGATCGCCGTGGTGACCAACGTGGACGACGAGCACCTGGAGGCGTACGAGGGATTCGACGCGCTCGTTCGCGCGGTCGGGTCGTTTGCGGCCAGCGTGCCGGAGAGCGGTTGCATGGTGGCGTGTGCGGATGATCCCCAGGTCGCTCGGGTGGCGGCGCATTGCCCGCGTCCCGTCGTGACCTACGGGATCGAGATCCCGCATTCGGGCGTGCGCGCGGATCGAGTGGAGCTCGGGCCGTCGGGATCCACGGCCCGGGTGGTCACGAACGTCCGGGGTCGGCGCGCCGAGGTGGAACTGACCCTTGCGGTTCCGGGTCGCCACAACCTGCTCAACGCGCTGGCGGCCATCGGCGCGGCGGCATGGCTGGGCGTCCCTCCCGAAACCGCAACCGGTGCCCTGCGCCGCTTCGCCGGGGCCGCCCGTCGACATGCTCGCCACCACCTGCCCGGCGGCATCGAGATCGTGGACGACTACGCTCACCACCCGACGGAGATTCAGGCGGTCCTGCAGACCGCCCGACTCGGGTCTCCGCGCCGCGTGATCGTGGTGTTCCAGCCGCACCGGTACTCACGGACGGCGCGTCTGCTCGACCGTTTCGGTGAGGTGCTCGGGCAGGCGGACGCCCTGTTGCTCACCGAGGTCTACGCGGCGAGCGAGTCCCGTCTGGAGGGCGTCGACGCGGCCGCCGTCGCGCGGGCCGTACGGCGCCATTCCGGGATACCCGTCGAGATCGCCGCCAGCCTCGATGATGCCGCGTCGCGCGTGAGGGCAATGGTGGCGGCGGGCGATCTGGTAGCCGTGCTCGGAGCGGGGTCGATCGCGCGGCTGGCCCCGCGTCTCGTCGAGCTGCTCCAGGGGCGGGGTGCGTGA
- the ftsW gene encoding putative lipid II flippase FtsW, producing the protein MARKLKPDKLLFFATLALLSASVIMVYSASALLAMDRYARPYHFLFRQVMWAVMGFGLLWGVMRVDYRRLKKPAVLSTAVGVTLLALVAVLFGDPINGTRRWFGIAGFGVQPSELAKIALIMFAAAQLERRMDRVNDALYALLPIGGLTACLAALILLQPDFSTALTVVVIVAAMVFVAGLSYRYVVGAALVLAPALYLVLSSAPYRMRRLLAFLDPWADPLGDGFQVIQSQIAVGTGGLVGLGLMRGLQKLHFLPEPHTDFIYAVIAEETGLLGATVILLCFAIITWRGLLVACHAPDRFGAFLAIGLTTMVAMQAFINMSVVLGLLPTTGIPLPFVSAGGSSLLIGLIGMGILLNVSQHAALRR; encoded by the coding sequence ATGGCGCGGAAACTCAAGCCCGACAAGTTGCTCTTCTTCGCCACGCTCGCGCTCCTGAGTGCGAGCGTCATCATGGTCTACAGCGCGTCGGCCCTGCTCGCCATGGATCGCTACGCGCGGCCGTACCACTTTCTGTTCCGGCAGGTGATGTGGGCCGTCATGGGGTTCGGACTGCTCTGGGGCGTCATGCGCGTCGACTACCGGCGGTTGAAGAAGCCGGCCGTCCTGTCGACGGCGGTCGGCGTCACGCTGCTGGCTCTCGTCGCCGTGTTGTTCGGCGACCCGATCAACGGAACCCGCCGCTGGTTCGGCATCGCGGGATTCGGCGTGCAGCCGTCGGAGCTCGCCAAGATTGCCCTGATCATGTTCGCGGCGGCGCAACTCGAGCGGCGGATGGACCGGGTCAACGACGCCCTCTACGCGTTGCTGCCGATAGGCGGGCTCACGGCCTGCCTCGCCGCACTCATCCTGTTGCAGCCGGACTTCAGCACGGCGCTTACCGTCGTCGTGATCGTGGCGGCGATGGTCTTCGTCGCGGGGCTCAGCTACCGCTACGTGGTCGGAGCGGCGCTCGTGCTGGCGCCGGCCCTGTACCTCGTGCTGTCGAGCGCGCCGTATCGCATGAGGCGGTTGCTGGCGTTCCTCGATCCGTGGGCCGACCCGCTGGGAGACGGGTTTCAGGTCATTCAGTCGCAGATCGCGGTCGGCACCGGCGGCTTGGTGGGCCTGGGACTGATGCGCGGGCTGCAGAAGCTGCATTTCCTGCCCGAGCCGCATACGGACTTCATCTATGCCGTCATTGCCGAGGAAACGGGACTGCTTGGCGCAACGGTGATCCTGCTGTGCTTCGCGATCATCACCTGGCGCGGTCTGCTCGTCGCCTGCCATGCGCCCGACCGGTTCGGTGCGTTCCTGGCGATCGGGCTCACGACGATGGTCGCCATGCAGGCATTCATCAACATGAGCGTAGTGCTCGGACTGCTGCCGACGACCGGGATTCCGCTGCCGTTCGTCAGCGCCGGCGGGTCGTCGCTCCTGATCGGGCTGATCGGTATGGGAATCCTCCTGAACGTATCGCAGCATGCGGCGCTCAGACGTTGA
- a CDS encoding phospho-N-acetylmuramoyl-pentapeptide-transferase yields the protein MLYHLLYPLHTDFSLLNVVQYITFRTAAASLTAFTVTLVLGPVTIRRLRALQIGQIIRHDGPPTHKDKAGTPTMGGLLLLAGAFVPTLLWADLTNVYVQIALLSTAAFGAIGFADDWLKIARRSHRGLSVRGKLIAQSAVATAVGLSLLQLTHSDLYSSEIIFPFFKQFTPDIGWLYVPFAVLVLVFSSNAVNLTDGLDGLAISIFTVAAGAFTALTYVSGHAAIAEFLLLVRFPPAGELTIFCGSLVGAGLGFLWYNSYPADVFMGDVGSLALGGALGTVALLIKQELLLPIVGAVFVLEALSVIVQVGSFKLTGRRVFRMAPLHHHYEQIGWSEPKIISRFLIAAVVFALFSLTTLKLR from the coding sequence ATGCTGTATCACCTGCTCTATCCGCTGCACACGGACTTCAGCCTGCTGAACGTCGTCCAGTACATCACCTTCCGGACCGCCGCCGCGAGCCTGACGGCGTTTACGGTGACGCTCGTGTTGGGCCCGGTCACGATCCGCCGGCTGCGGGCGCTGCAGATCGGTCAGATCATCCGGCACGACGGGCCGCCGACGCACAAGGACAAGGCGGGCACGCCCACGATGGGAGGGCTGCTGCTCCTGGCGGGGGCGTTCGTGCCGACCCTGCTCTGGGCGGACCTGACCAACGTCTACGTGCAGATCGCCCTGTTGTCGACCGCCGCCTTCGGCGCCATCGGGTTCGCCGACGACTGGCTCAAGATCGCGCGTCGCTCGCACCGCGGCCTGTCGGTCCGGGGCAAGCTCATCGCCCAGAGCGCGGTCGCGACCGCGGTCGGTCTGTCGTTGTTGCAGTTGACGCACAGCGATCTCTACAGCAGCGAGATCATCTTCCCGTTCTTCAAGCAGTTCACGCCGGACATCGGCTGGTTGTACGTCCCGTTCGCGGTGCTGGTCCTGGTGTTCTCATCGAACGCCGTGAACCTGACGGACGGGCTGGACGGTCTCGCAATCAGCATCTTCACGGTGGCGGCCGGCGCGTTCACGGCCCTGACCTACGTGAGCGGCCATGCCGCCATCGCCGAATTCCTGCTGCTGGTGCGGTTTCCGCCGGCGGGCGAGCTCACGATCTTCTGCGGATCCCTCGTTGGCGCCGGGCTCGGGTTCCTTTGGTACAACTCGTATCCGGCGGACGTGTTCATGGGCGACGTCGGCTCGCTCGCGCTCGGCGGCGCGCTCGGGACCGTCGCGCTACTCATCAAGCAGGAGTTGCTGTTGCCCATCGTGGGTGCGGTGTTCGTCCTCGAAGCGCTGTCGGTGATTGTTCAGGTCGGGTCGTTCAAGCTCACCGGCCGGCGCGTGTTCAGGATGGCGCCCCTGCATCACCACTACGAGCAGATCGGGTGGAGCGAGCCGAAGATCATCTCCCGGTTCCTGATTGCCGCGGTGGTCTTCGCGCTGTTCAGCCTGACGACGTTGAAGCTGCGATGA